A region from the Chanodichthys erythropterus isolate Z2021 chromosome 5, ASM2448905v1, whole genome shotgun sequence genome encodes:
- the zgc:153911 gene encoding HERV-H LTR-associating protein 2: MNLKVFCLSLLLFEVSCFSEFEITVPRDPVTGFYGEALILPCSFPVDSWDLSSTVITWQRGLDVAHSFYYSRDQLDRQNPHYVNRTSLFIQEMAGGNASLKLDRVTLQDSGVYTCSISTNTGSQKKSFRVDIAAFFSEPRLQFSMLTDGVNLLVTSDGGHPSPTLQWLMENSDITNQTQTHIMEDTQTGLYIVSSWINLTEVTNSSLTFILNNKPLGQNIRREIQLYSDKSESQGESAHRCHVCFILIPVFLLLIVMGLLFVFIISRRREQTKLNGFTNMGLKSETQILNGKCQQCPGA, encoded by the exons ATGAACCTGAAAGTGTTCTGCCTGTCTCTCCTTCTTTTTGAAGTCTCCTGTTTCT CTGAGTTTGAGATAACTGTGCCCAGAGATCCTGTCACTGGGTTTTACGGAGAGGCGCTGATCCTCCCCTGCTCCTTCCCTGTGGACTCGTGGGATCTGAGTAGCACCGTTATCACCTGGCAGCGCGGGCTGGACGTTGCTCACAGCTTCTACTACAGTCGGGACCAGCTCGACCGTCAGAATCCTCATTATGTGAACCGCACCAGCCTGTTCATCCAGGAGATGGCAGGAGGAAACGCATCACTCAAACTGGACAGAGTCACTCTGCAGGACTCTGGTGTGTACACCTGCTCCATCAGCACCAACACTGGCAGCCAGAAGAAGAGCTTTAGAGTCGATATTGCAG CGTTCTTCTCTGAACCTCGTCTGCAGTTCTCCATGTTAACTGATGGAGTCAACCTGCTAGTGACATCAGATGGGGGTCACCCGTCTCCTACACTGCAGTGGCTGATGGAAAACTCAGACATCACTAaccagacacaaacacacatcatGGAGGACACACAAACTGGACTTTATATTGTGTCTAGTTGGATAAATCTCACTGAAGTCACAAACTCCTCTCTGACGTTCATACTGAACAACAAACCTCTGGGTCAAAACATCAGGAGAGAGATCCAGCTGTACTCAG ATAAGAGCGAGAGTCAAGGAGAGTCAGCGCACAGATGCCACGTATGCTTCATATTGATCCCTGTTTTTCTGCTGCTGATCGTGATGGGTTTATTGTTTGTGTTCATTATAAGCAGAAGAAGAGAACAGACCAAACTAAATGGCTTTACTAATATGGGACTCAAGTCTGAAACTCAAATTCTAAATGGAAAATGTCAGCAGTGTCCAGGAGCATAA
- the LOC137020160 gene encoding CD276 antigen homolog, with the protein MTPAVKQYISGVIITGSAQIISPALYGGSNCWNWQAAMNKLKHQATLFCWSMLLFEVSCLTEFEITVPRAPVTGFYGEALILPCSFPVDSWDLSNTLISWQRGLDVAHSFYYSRDQLDRQNPHYVNRTSLFIQEMAGGNASLKLDRVTLQDSGVYTCSISTNTGSQKKSFRVDIAAFFSEPRLQFSMLTDGVNLLVTSDGGHPSPTLQWLMENSDITNQTQTHIMEDTQTGLYIVSSWINLTEVTNSSLTFILNNKPLGQNIRREILLYSDKSESQGESAHRCHGCFILIPVFLLLIVMGLLFVFIISRRREQTKLNGFTNMGLKFETQILNGKCQQCPGA; encoded by the exons atgaccCCAGCGGTAAAGCAATACATATCTGGTGTTATCATAACAGGATCCGCTCAGATTATTTCTCCAGCACTCTATGGAGGATCTAACTGTTGGAACTGGCAGGCGGCCATGAACAAGCTTAAACATCAAGCAACTTTGTTCTGCTGGTCTATGCTTCTTTTTGAAGTCTCATGCCTCA CTGAGTTTGAGATAACTGTGCCCAGAGCTCCTGTCACTGGGTTTTACGGAGAGGCGCTGATCCTCCCCTGCTCCTTCCCTGTGGACTCGtgggatctgagtaacacactTATCTCCTGGCAGCGCGGGCTGGACGTTGCTCACAGCTTCTACTACAGTCGGGACCAGCTCGACCGTCAGAATCCTCATTATGTGAACCGCACCAGCCTGTTCATCCAGGAGATGGCAGGAGGAAACGCATCACTCAAACTGGACAGAGTCACTCTGCAGGACTCTGGTGTGTACACCTGCTCCATCAGCACCAACACTGGCAGCCAGAAGAAGAGCTTTAGAGTCGATATTGCAG CGTTCTTCTCTGAACCTCGTCTGCAGTTCTCCATGTTAACTGATGGAGTCAACCTGCTAGTGACATCAGATGGGGGTCACCCGTCTCCTACACTGCAGTGGCTGATGGAAAACTCAGACATCACTAaccagacacaaacacacatcatGGAGGACACACAAACTGGACTTTATATTGTGTCTAGTTGGATAAATCTCACTGAAGTCACAAACTCCTCTCTGACGTTCATACTGAACAACAAACCTCTGGGTCAAAACATCAGGAGAGAGATCCTGCTGTACTCAG ATAAGAGCGAGAGTCAAGGAGAGTCAGCGCACAGATGCCACGGATGCTTCATATTGATCCCTGTTTTTCTGCTGCTGATTGTGATGGGTTTATTGTTTGTGTTCATTATAAGCAGAAGAAGAGAACAGACCAAACTAAATGGCTTTACTAATATGGGACTCAAGTTTGAAACTCAAATTCTAAATGGAAAATGTCAGCAGTGTCCAGGAGCATAA